The following coding sequences lie in one Dehalococcoidia bacterium genomic window:
- a CDS encoding cysteinyl-tRNA synthetase, whose product MTKPRAIPIPPQRPGPLVFFGSMEMTLTGRKVHDALWRGLDRPIRVAILETPAGFELNSADVAGRYAKFLRERLQPYAPQVVVIPARKRGTPFSPDDPAICAPMLKANYFYLGAGSPTYTVRQLRDSLAWRYLMVRHRMGAPICFESAASLAVSRYTMPIYEIYKVGEDPHWKDGLDLLAQYGLSVTFVPHWNNTDGGAALDTSRCYIGRERFEAMCAMLPPGHTIVGIDDHTALIIEVAEQRCRVMGLDTVTILREGKQTIYRAGDLFPLSVLGEGSLPADLREGIDPALWDAALAALAEPDAAPQPDATVQQLVQARAAARAARDWATADRLRAEIVARGWWVDDTPTGPLLRPRETSSRSP is encoded by the coding sequence ATGACCAAGCCTCGTGCCATCCCGATCCCGCCGCAGCGCCCCGGCCCCTTGGTCTTTTTCGGCTCTATGGAAATGACCCTGACGGGCCGCAAAGTCCACGACGCTCTGTGGCGCGGCCTCGACCGCCCCATTCGCGTCGCCATTCTGGAAACCCCGGCAGGGTTCGAACTGAATTCCGCTGACGTCGCCGGCCGGTATGCGAAGTTTCTGCGCGAGCGGCTGCAGCCCTACGCGCCGCAGGTAGTCGTGATCCCGGCGCGCAAACGAGGCACCCCCTTCAGCCCGGATGACCCCGCGATCTGCGCGCCGATGCTGAAGGCAAACTACTTCTACCTCGGCGCAGGCAGCCCGACCTACACCGTCCGCCAGCTGCGCGACAGCCTCGCCTGGCGCTATCTCATGGTCCGCCACCGGATGGGAGCGCCGATCTGCTTCGAGAGTGCCGCCTCCCTCGCCGTCAGTCGCTACACCATGCCGATCTATGAGATCTACAAGGTGGGCGAGGACCCCCACTGGAAGGACGGGCTCGATCTCCTCGCCCAGTATGGGCTGAGCGTGACATTCGTTCCCCATTGGAATAACACCGACGGCGGCGCAGCCCTCGATACCTCCCGCTGTTACATCGGCCGCGAGCGGTTCGAGGCGATGTGCGCCATGCTGCCGCCAGGTCACACCATCGTCGGCATCGACGACCACACTGCGCTTATCATCGAGGTGGCCGAACAGCGCTGCCGAGTGATGGGGCTCGACACCGTGACCATCCTCCGAGAAGGCAAACAGACCATCTATCGCGCCGGCGACCTCTTCCCCCTTTCGGTGCTGGGGGAGGGATCACTCCCTGCCGACCTGCGGGAAGGGATCGACCCGGCTCTCTGGGACGCTGCCCTCGCCGCCCTCGCGGAGCCAGATGCAGCGCCGCAGCCCGATGCTACCGTCCAGCAGCTCGTCCAAGCGCGTGCCGCGGCGCGCGCCGCGCGCGACTGGGCGACTGCCGACCGCCTCCGCGCCGAGATCGTGGCGCGCGGCTGGTGGGTCGACGACACGCCGACCGGTCCGCTTCTCCGCCCTCGAGAGACCTCCTCCCGCAGCCCGTGA
- a CDS encoding alpha/beta fold hydrolase, which yields MTTHLFYAGPDHGPFVIGDGTDSILLVHGFPGTPRELRPLATRLAAVGWRARGILLPGFGEQIAALSRHTGRDWVRAAATEWRQLRQRARRTAILGYSFGATIAAALAASAPPDRLILVAPWWRLGVVGEFLLPVLKRIIPTVAPFRHANFDDPRLRAFFRDVAPDLNLDDPAVQEQLRRQLTIPTPTIDEIRRLGRQSLQALRRVRAPTLVLQGRHDQTVPVAATRQLLRSLGGPVHYIELEGGHDLIRLEAPESEQLAAAIVRFLQEEPPIIPP from the coding sequence GTGACCACGCATCTCTTCTACGCCGGTCCTGACCATGGCCCCTTCGTCATCGGCGACGGGACCGACAGCATCCTCCTCGTCCACGGCTTTCCCGGCACCCCGCGCGAGCTCCGCCCGCTCGCGACGCGCCTCGCCGCTGTCGGCTGGCGCGCGCGCGGGATCTTGCTGCCCGGCTTCGGCGAACAGATCGCTGCGCTCTCCCGCCACACCGGGCGCGACTGGGTGCGCGCGGCGGCGACCGAATGGCGTCAGCTTCGCCAGCGCGCGCGCCGAACAGCCATCCTCGGCTATTCGTTCGGCGCCACGATCGCGGCCGCCCTCGCCGCCAGCGCTCCGCCCGACCGGCTCATCCTCGTCGCACCTTGGTGGCGCCTTGGCGTCGTCGGCGAGTTCCTCCTTCCCGTCCTGAAACGGATCATCCCCACCGTTGCGCCGTTCCGTCACGCCAACTTCGACGACCCTCGACTCCGCGCCTTCTTCCGAGATGTCGCTCCCGACCTCAACCTTGACGACCCCGCCGTCCAAGAGCAGCTGCGCCGCCAGCTGACGATCCCAACCCCGACGATCGATGAGATCCGCCGCCTCGGGCGGCAGAGCCTGCAAGCGCTGCGCCGCGTGCGTGCTCCCACCCTCGTCCTGCAGGGCCGCCACGATCAGACTGTGCCTGTCGCCGCGACCCGCCAGCTCCTCCGCTCCCTCGGCGGGCCGGTCCACTACATTGAGCTCGAGGGCGGCCACGACCTGATCCGACTGGAAGCCCCAGAGAGTGAGCAGCTTGCGGCGGCAATTGTGCGATTTCTCCAAGAAGAGCCGCCTATCATTCCGCCGTGA
- a CDS encoding formamidopyrimidine-DNA glycosylase yields MPELPEVETIRRGLAERIVGLPIAALDLLLPKLFLAGDAATLVGRRIVGVRRVAKFLVWDFDDGRSLVLHLNLSGQIVYEHPDGGRFAGGHPIPAFDSPLPHKTTRLVIHFQDGSRLYLSDVRTFAKARLLPGPEAAAFLAAQRRGPDALLDTIEAGEFAATLRRRKRAPIKAVLLDQAVLSGIGNIYADEALHAAGIHPLRAASSLSDAEAAALLREAQAVVALAVTEGVAKVRNGRAAPDAALPRVHARRGEPCPRCRTPIERIVVAQRGTYFCPRCQPATRSAPPGSEGTAARPSSAEALQGLEQETAAPSG; encoded by the coding sequence ATGCCAGAGCTCCCCGAGGTTGAGACGATCCGCCGCGGGCTTGCCGAGCGGATTGTGGGACTGCCAATCGCTGCTCTCGACCTCCTGCTGCCGAAACTGTTCCTCGCCGGTGATGCCGCGACGCTCGTGGGCAGACGGATTGTCGGAGTACGGCGGGTCGCCAAATTCCTCGTCTGGGACTTCGATGACGGCAGGAGCCTTGTCCTTCACCTGAATCTGTCGGGCCAGATTGTCTATGAGCATCCCGATGGTGGCCGCTTCGCCGGCGGGCATCCGATCCCGGCGTTCGACTCTCCCTTGCCGCACAAGACGACGCGGCTGGTCATCCATTTTCAGGACGGCTCACGGCTGTATCTCTCTGACGTTCGAACGTTCGCGAAGGCGCGCCTGCTGCCCGGGCCGGAGGCCGCCGCCTTCTTAGCGGCGCAGCGGCGAGGCCCCGATGCGCTGCTGGACACTATCGAGGCGGGCGAGTTTGCGGCGACGCTGCGGCGGCGCAAGCGAGCGCCGATCAAAGCGGTGCTGCTCGATCAGGCGGTCCTCAGCGGGATCGGCAATATCTACGCGGACGAGGCGCTGCATGCGGCCGGGATCCACCCCCTGCGGGCAGCGTCCAGCCTCAGCGATGCGGAGGCCGCTGCGCTGCTCCGCGAGGCGCAAGCCGTAGTCGCGCTCGCTGTGACTGAGGGGGTGGCGAAAGTGCGAAATGGCAGAGCGGCGCCCGATGCCGCGCTGCCGCGTGTCCATGCTCGCCGCGGTGAGCCGTGCCCGCGCTGCAGGACGCCGATCGAGCGGATTGTTGTCGCGCAACGAGGGACGTATTTCTGTCCCCGCTGCCAGCCGGCTACTCGAAGCGCGCCACCCGGATCCGAGGGAACTGCTGCTCGACCGTCTTCCGCCGAAGCGCTTCAAGGGTTGGAACAAGAGACGGCGGCACCGTCGGGTTGA